In Aurantimicrobium minutum, the following proteins share a genomic window:
- the cysK gene encoding cysteine synthase A, which yields MARLYDNITDVTGNTPLVRINRLTEGAGATVYAKLEFYNPGNSVKDRLGKAIIDAAEKSGALKPGGTIVEGTSGNTGIALALVGAARGYKVILTMPETMSIERRVLVRAYGAEVVLTPGSEGMRGAVSRAEEIVANTPGAILARQFENEANPAIHRATTAEEVWADTDGKVDIFMAGVGTGGTITGTGQRLKELNPDIQIIAVEPEESPILNGGAPGPHKIQGIGANFVPPILDTTVYDEVFDVNFDQSIETARRLAAEEGILAGISTGAIFYAANEVARRPENVGKTIVAIVCDYGERYVSTALWEPFKD from the coding sequence GTGGCTCGTCTATATGACAACATCACTGACGTTACCGGTAACACCCCACTGGTACGTATCAACCGTTTGACCGAAGGCGCTGGTGCCACGGTTTACGCCAAGCTCGAGTTCTACAACCCCGGCAACTCCGTCAAGGACCGCCTGGGTAAGGCAATCATTGACGCAGCTGAAAAGTCTGGTGCGCTCAAGCCCGGTGGAACCATCGTGGAGGGAACCTCCGGTAACACCGGCATTGCTCTTGCCCTCGTCGGTGCCGCTCGCGGCTACAAGGTCATCTTGACCATGCCTGAGACCATGAGCATCGAGCGCCGCGTGCTCGTTCGCGCCTACGGCGCTGAGGTTGTCCTCACACCCGGTTCTGAGGGTATGCGCGGTGCGGTATCTCGCGCTGAAGAAATCGTTGCCAACACGCCTGGTGCCATTCTTGCTCGCCAGTTCGAGAACGAGGCAAACCCTGCCATTCACCGTGCCACCACAGCTGAAGAAGTCTGGGCTGACACCGACGGCAAGGTTGACATCTTCATGGCAGGTGTCGGTACCGGTGGAACGATCACTGGAACCGGTCAGCGCTTGAAGGAACTCAACCCTGACATTCAGATCATTGCTGTTGAGCCTGAAGAGTCCCCCATCCTCAACGGCGGAGCACCAGGACCACACAAGATTCAGGGAATTGGTGCAAACTTCGTTCCTCCCATCCTGGACACCACCGTCTATGACGAGGTCTTTGATGTGAACTTCGACCAGTCCATCGAGACTGCACGTCGTCTCGCAGCTGAAGAAGGCATCCTTGCTGGCATCTCCACCGGTGCCATCTTCTATGCAGCTAACGAGGTTGCACGCCGTCCAGAAAACGTTGGCAAGACCATCGTGGCGATCGTGTGCGACTACGGCGAGCGCTATGTTTCCACTGCACTGTGGGAGCCTTTCAAGGACTAA
- the prmC gene encoding peptide chain release factor N(5)-glutamine methyltransferase has protein sequence MNSSAHADDIAVTDLRQWAISTLSAEGVPDAEVDAELLIAHVLGFSRGELASKVVTGFTVPGESTLLIRQLVQRRAGREPLQHILGVAWFRSLTLSVGPGVFVPRPETEQLAGMAIDALRSLAEPSPTAVDLGTGSGAIALAMATEVPHAHIYAVEKSPEALPWTSKNFSALGGANAHLVPGDLAGDELLATYPELEGTVAVVVSNPPYIPVDAIPRDPEVRLFDPSLALYGGEDGLDVVREVSRVGLILGRPGAQLMLEHGELQGADIRGILSADGWRATATHRDLVGRDRYTTATRP, from the coding sequence ATGAATTCTTCTGCACACGCCGACGATATTGCTGTCACTGACCTTCGTCAGTGGGCAATATCGACCCTAAGCGCTGAAGGAGTGCCCGATGCAGAGGTTGATGCAGAACTGCTTATCGCCCATGTTCTGGGATTCAGCCGTGGGGAACTTGCCTCCAAAGTGGTGACCGGGTTCACTGTTCCTGGTGAATCAACGCTGCTTATTCGCCAGCTCGTTCAGCGTCGCGCCGGCCGCGAACCGTTGCAGCACATTTTGGGTGTGGCCTGGTTTAGATCCCTCACACTCTCCGTGGGCCCTGGAGTATTTGTGCCCAGGCCTGAAACAGAACAACTGGCCGGGATGGCCATCGATGCTTTGCGTTCCTTAGCGGAACCTTCTCCCACAGCTGTTGATTTAGGGACAGGTTCTGGTGCTATCGCGCTAGCCATGGCAACGGAAGTTCCTCATGCCCACATTTATGCCGTGGAGAAAAGTCCTGAAGCACTGCCCTGGACAAGTAAGAACTTCTCAGCGCTCGGTGGAGCTAATGCTCATTTGGTTCCTGGAGACTTAGCCGGGGATGAACTCTTGGCTACCTACCCCGAGCTAGAGGGAACTGTCGCTGTCGTTGTGTCGAACCCTCCCTATATTCCTGTGGACGCAATCCCTAGAGATCCTGAAGTTCGCCTCTTTGACCCTTCACTAGCGCTTTATGGCGGGGAAGACGGGCTTGATGTGGTGCGAGAAGTCTCTCGAGTAGGCCTCATTCTTGGCCGTCCTGGTGCTCAGCTCATGCTCGAGCATGGCGAGCTCCAGGGGGCAGATATTCGCGGCATTCTCAGTGCCGATGGCTGGCGTGCTACTGCGACACATCGAGATTTGGTTGGCCGTGACCGCTATACAACGGCTACTCGCCCGTAA
- a CDS encoding L-threonylcarbamoyladenylate synthase — MSRIYDCSDNAELLTGTRLARQAVAKGQLVVLPTDTVYGVGANAFSPEAVQLLLEAKGRGRQSPPPVLMPSVATMDGLAQNIPDEVRALADAFWPGGLTIILEAQPSLAWDLGDTNGTVAVRVPSHPVALELLAETGPLAVSSANLTGQPAAVTAQGAHDQLGARVEVYLDGGEASAGLASTIVDATALSRGEGGIRILRDGVISAAQLREVIGDVLEPSTDVVG, encoded by the coding sequence ATGTCACGCATCTACGATTGCTCAGATAATGCTGAGCTCTTGACCGGAACGCGGCTTGCCAGGCAAGCCGTTGCCAAAGGTCAACTCGTTGTGTTGCCTACGGACACCGTTTACGGTGTCGGGGCAAATGCGTTCAGTCCCGAAGCAGTGCAATTACTGCTCGAGGCAAAAGGGCGTGGCCGTCAATCTCCACCACCGGTGTTGATGCCTTCCGTGGCAACTATGGATGGCTTGGCGCAAAACATTCCCGATGAAGTGCGTGCTCTAGCGGATGCGTTTTGGCCAGGTGGGTTGACGATCATCTTGGAGGCGCAGCCTTCATTGGCCTGGGACTTAGGAGACACCAACGGCACTGTTGCTGTTCGTGTTCCTTCCCACCCGGTTGCTTTGGAACTTCTTGCCGAGACTGGTCCATTGGCAGTGTCCTCCGCGAACCTGACTGGACAGCCCGCTGCGGTAACCGCACAGGGTGCTCATGACCAGTTGGGTGCACGCGTTGAGGTGTATTTGGACGGGGGAGAAGCGTCCGCCGGTTTAGCATCCACGATTGTGGATGCAACAGCGCTTTCTCGAGGCGAAGGCGGAATTCGTATTCTTCGCGACGGCGTGATTTCTGCTGCGCAATTACGCGAGGTCATCGGTGATGTTCTCGAACCGTCGACAGACGTGGTGGGCTAA
- a CDS encoding glycosyltransferase family 2 protein — MAISPNISVAMCTYNGAHYIAAQLETMAAQTLLPAEIVVSDDGSTDGTVALLKKTWEKLVEHKTILGRIKLTVLQNKTSLGVTKNFEQAIAATSKQYIFLADQDDLWFPQRLETGAAHLESGAGFVFGDADLIDGEGAPLGHTLFEALALKTSEREGITTDPVNVLIKRNIVTGATAAFPRTVFEKAAPFPEGWVHDEWLAMVAALGGEKFAVTGPLISYRQHSSNQIGVKKNTMGTRMAKLRAEGTQRNARLLSRMTSLAQRASELGADASAVKLISSAQKFQEARSAYPKNRVIRWVPVLGQVFTGRYFRVSNGPRDVLRDLVQPL, encoded by the coding sequence GTGGCAATATCACCGAATATCTCGGTGGCGATGTGCACCTACAACGGTGCCCACTACATCGCAGCCCAGTTAGAAACCATGGCTGCCCAAACCTTGCTCCCTGCAGAAATCGTCGTCTCTGATGATGGGTCAACAGATGGCACTGTTGCACTGCTGAAGAAAACGTGGGAAAAGCTCGTTGAGCACAAAACCATTCTGGGCAGAATCAAACTCACCGTCCTGCAGAACAAAACCTCGCTGGGCGTGACGAAGAACTTTGAGCAGGCCATAGCGGCAACGAGCAAGCAATATATTTTCCTAGCGGATCAAGATGATCTGTGGTTTCCGCAGCGGCTAGAAACCGGCGCAGCACATCTGGAATCTGGTGCAGGTTTTGTTTTTGGGGATGCGGACCTCATCGATGGTGAAGGTGCACCTCTCGGTCACACCCTGTTCGAGGCATTAGCGCTGAAGACTTCAGAACGAGAAGGCATCACTACTGACCCTGTGAACGTGTTGATCAAGCGCAATATTGTCACCGGTGCCACTGCAGCATTCCCACGAACGGTGTTCGAGAAGGCTGCTCCTTTCCCCGAGGGCTGGGTGCATGACGAATGGTTAGCCATGGTGGCAGCTCTGGGCGGAGAAAAGTTTGCCGTGACAGGGCCTCTGATTTCCTATCGGCAACATTCGTCGAATCAAATCGGTGTGAAAAAGAACACCATGGGAACGCGCATGGCCAAACTGCGGGCCGAAGGCACCCAGCGCAACGCACGTCTTCTCAGCCGCATGACGAGCTTGGCTCAGCGTGCATCAGAGCTGGGTGCAGACGCAAGCGCGGTGAAGCTCATTAGCTCAGCACAGAAGTTCCAAGAAGCTCGTTCTGCATACCCCAAGAATCGTGTCATTCGCTGGGTCCCCGTTTTGGGACAGGTGTTTACCGGACGTTACTTCCGAGTCAGTAATGGTCCACGAGATGTGTTGCGAGATCTCGTACAGCCACTCTAA
- a CDS encoding glycosyltransferase family 4 protein, whose translation MSVFTRAKDMLKYEGVRSTAWRGAKWLNTRSNRFTEKPLAQVFPQDVIAVDWTQKRHFAPEPLVSSTGRPQLAWVISPPGRSSGGHQNAYRFMKYLEDAGYDITLFIYSASKYPKVSLEGIKATLKTNSGYPELKASYRLYDPQEGITGDFDAIVASDWPTAYAAWRYDRNVPRLYWVQDFEPFFFPAGPDYVVAENSYRLGYQGIACGPWLAGKVTEAGGMPCAFYDYQVDSSRYTRTNDAKRNEILFYARPTTPRRGTEFGLLVLEEVHRRRPELVINIAGWDMSNAGLNFPFVNHGTLDISELPALYNRCASALLISLTSVSLLPLEVMACGVVPVVNDADNTRISLNNNPGIDFVAMSPGRMAEHLIAAVDNKNQVSHSRKIAKAMEGGSWAGPGEVVVSVFNATLGLKKKKK comes from the coding sequence ATGTCGGTTTTCACACGAGCGAAAGACATGCTCAAATATGAGGGTGTGCGCTCAACAGCGTGGCGTGGTGCTAAATGGCTCAACACGCGTTCCAACCGCTTTACTGAAAAACCTTTGGCCCAAGTTTTTCCGCAGGATGTTATTGCAGTTGACTGGACTCAAAAGCGTCACTTTGCTCCAGAGCCTCTTGTTTCCTCAACTGGCCGTCCACAACTCGCTTGGGTGATTTCCCCTCCCGGCAGATCGTCCGGCGGACACCAAAACGCATACCGATTTATGAAATATCTCGAAGATGCCGGTTATGACATCACATTGTTTATTTATTCAGCATCCAAATATCCCAAAGTGAGTCTTGAAGGCATCAAGGCGACACTCAAGACCAACAGCGGATATCCCGAACTGAAGGCGAGCTATCGTCTTTATGATCCTCAAGAAGGAATCACTGGGGATTTTGATGCAATTGTTGCGTCAGACTGGCCAACCGCTTATGCGGCATGGAGATACGACCGAAACGTGCCTCGGTTGTATTGGGTTCAAGATTTTGAACCATTTTTCTTTCCTGCAGGGCCAGATTATGTGGTCGCTGAAAACTCTTACCGACTGGGGTATCAAGGTATTGCGTGTGGCCCTTGGCTAGCTGGAAAGGTCACCGAGGCCGGAGGCATGCCGTGTGCCTTTTACGACTACCAGGTGGACTCGTCGAGGTACACCAGGACCAACGATGCAAAGCGCAATGAAATTCTGTTCTATGCCCGCCCCACAACACCTCGCCGTGGCACAGAATTTGGCCTTTTAGTTTTAGAAGAAGTCCACCGCCGCCGTCCAGAACTTGTGATTAACATTGCCGGATGGGACATGTCCAATGCAGGGCTGAACTTCCCCTTTGTAAATCACGGAACACTCGATATTTCTGAATTACCAGCTCTGTATAACCGCTGTGCTTCTGCCTTGCTTATTTCGCTGACATCGGTCTCTTTACTTCCATTAGAAGTGATGGCTTGCGGCGTTGTCCCCGTGGTCAACGATGCTGATAACACCAGAATTTCTCTCAACAACAATCCAGGCATTGACTTCGTGGCAATGTCACCTGGGCGCATGGCAGAACATCTGATTGCTGCTGTTGACAATAAAAATCAGGTGTCTCACTCTCGCAAAATTGCCAAGGCTATGGAGGGTGGAAGCTGGGCTGGTCCCGGTGAGGTCGTCGTGTCAGTTTTCAATGCAACCTTGGGCTTGAAGAAGAAAAAGAAGTAA
- a CDS encoding MraY family glycosyltransferase, which produces MVMLALMALATALVTFGFSFAIRRLSLKYKLYPKIRERDVHTTPTPRLGGVAMFLGILVAFIVASQIDFFHVIFAQPGPVLAIMGAAFLIVLVGVLDDLWDLDWTIKLAAQLGIAALVAWQGVQILSLPIGGITVGSPTMSFLLTIFVIVLVMNAVNFIDGLDGLVAGVSLISNGVFLIYSYLLARETSPSNYFNLASLIAAVLVGACAGFLPFNWHKARLFMGDAGSMLVGLLMAVAAIAVTGQIDPSAFTETGLGKSQLLPAFLPIMLPFAILLLPLVDFSLAVLRRVSAGKSPFTADRKHLHHRLLDMGHSHLQAVLILYTWTAVVSIGFLLFFIVKPYAIAIVFLIAGTIISTVLTVLPLTRRQKAEVAIQSLKNDAVLAEYDPLDAASNKFGDDIPVPAEDVIAGATGQINLGEGIVKRGKSALPKFADENENKG; this is translated from the coding sequence ATGGTGATGCTTGCACTGATGGCTTTGGCCACCGCCCTGGTGACGTTTGGGTTCTCTTTCGCCATTAGGCGCCTCAGTCTGAAATACAAGCTGTATCCCAAGATTCGTGAGCGCGATGTTCACACCACTCCCACTCCTCGTTTGGGTGGCGTGGCCATGTTCCTAGGAATTTTGGTTGCCTTCATCGTGGCAAGCCAGATTGACTTCTTCCACGTCATCTTTGCCCAGCCAGGACCCGTTCTGGCCATCATGGGCGCAGCATTTTTGATTGTTCTGGTGGGAGTGCTCGATGATCTGTGGGATTTGGACTGGACCATCAAGCTTGCGGCCCAGTTAGGTATCGCAGCACTGGTTGCCTGGCAAGGTGTGCAAATTCTGTCCTTGCCAATCGGCGGCATCACAGTGGGGTCTCCCACGATGTCTTTCCTGCTCACCATCTTCGTGATCGTGCTTGTCATGAACGCCGTCAACTTCATTGACGGACTTGATGGTTTAGTGGCCGGTGTCTCGTTGATTTCCAACGGGGTGTTCTTGATCTATAGCTACTTGTTAGCTCGCGAGACAAGCCCCTCCAACTACTTCAACCTCGCTTCTCTTATCGCAGCAGTTCTTGTCGGAGCGTGTGCAGGGTTCTTGCCTTTCAACTGGCATAAGGCTCGTTTGTTTATGGGGGATGCTGGCTCTATGCTCGTAGGGCTCCTCATGGCCGTGGCTGCTATTGCCGTCACAGGACAAATTGATCCCAGTGCTTTTACTGAAACTGGTTTGGGTAAGTCTCAGCTACTACCTGCGTTTTTGCCCATCATGCTTCCCTTTGCCATCTTGCTCCTGCCACTGGTTGATTTCTCTTTGGCTGTGTTGCGGCGCGTAAGTGCTGGAAAGTCTCCCTTTACGGCAGACCGTAAGCACCTTCACCATCGCCTTCTCGACATGGGGCACTCCCACCTCCAAGCAGTGCTCATTCTGTACACCTGGACTGCCGTGGTCTCTATTGGCTTCCTGTTGTTCTTTATTGTCAAGCCCTATGCCATAGCCATTGTGTTTTTGATTGCGGGAACAATCATCAGCACCGTGTTGACGGTGCTGCCGCTGACCAGACGCCAAAAAGCGGAAGTGGCAATTCAGTCGCTCAAAAACGATGCTGTCTTGGCGGAGTATGACCCACTGGATGCCGCCAGTAACAAGTTTGGTGATGATATTCCTGTCCCCGCAGAAGACGTTATTGCCGGTGCAACAGGCCAGATCAACTTAGGCGAGGGAATCGTCAAGCGCGGGAAGAGTGCTTTGCCGAAATTTGCTGATGAGAACGAGAACAAAGGCTAA
- a CDS encoding glycosyltransferase encodes MPLVGPESTQAVDATVFIPTFNGEKYLDQLLNSVEKQNFEGTFEILIIDSGSSDATLDIIAAHPLVRLVEIPGSEFGHGKTRNLAAKLARGTYIAYLSHDAIPTDSDWLTNITAPLDPSGLNCVGVVGKHIARSNCSPLLKYEIEGVFRACGPDGETTIIDGSLKKTHELTPGELFYSDVNSATRREFLLNVIAYRDVNYSEDMAFAKDLLEAGYRKAYAATAIVEHSNDVTFSEYGKRIFDENLGMRRVGQGRQSLSWVQAKLRTVRDILVSTSRIVRDRDYNFGQKLKWLLVNPAYAWTKWVNIHRALNISLDDEKKIEKYSLEASRA; translated from the coding sequence ATGCCCCTCGTTGGTCCTGAAAGCACGCAAGCGGTCGACGCAACCGTGTTCATTCCCACATTCAACGGGGAGAAGTATCTTGACCAGCTTCTCAACTCTGTTGAAAAGCAAAACTTTGAGGGCACATTCGAGATTCTCATTATTGACTCTGGCTCAAGCGATGCCACTTTGGACATCATTGCAGCCCATCCTTTGGTGAGATTAGTCGAGATTCCAGGCTCAGAGTTTGGCCACGGCAAAACACGGAACTTAGCAGCCAAACTGGCTCGCGGCACCTACATCGCCTATCTCAGCCATGACGCCATTCCCACAGATTCAGATTGGCTCACTAACATCACTGCCCCCTTGGATCCTTCCGGGCTCAACTGCGTTGGTGTTGTGGGAAAGCACATCGCTCGCTCTAACTGCTCGCCTTTGCTCAAGTATGAAATTGAGGGAGTGTTCAGGGCCTGTGGCCCTGACGGTGAAACCACCATTATTGATGGTTCTCTCAAAAAGACTCATGAACTCACCCCTGGAGAATTGTTTTATTCTGATGTGAATTCAGCAACACGGCGAGAATTTCTGCTCAACGTCATTGCTTACCGTGATGTGAACTACTCCGAAGACATGGCTTTCGCAAAGGACCTCCTAGAGGCCGGCTATCGCAAAGCGTATGCAGCAACAGCAATCGTTGAGCACTCGAACGACGTGACTTTTTCCGAATACGGCAAGCGTATTTTTGACGAAAATCTAGGCATGCGCAGAGTGGGACAGGGCCGCCAATCACTTTCGTGGGTGCAAGCCAAACTTCGTACGGTGAGAGACATACTTGTTTCGACTTCACGTATCGTGCGAGATCGCGATTACAACTTTGGGCAGAAGCTGAAGTGGTTGCTTGTTAACCCTGCTTATGCCTGGACTAAGTGGGTAAACATACACCGAGCACTGAACATCTCACTCGATGATGAGAAAAAGATTGAGAAGTACTCTCTGGAAGCTTCTAGGGCCTAG
- the atpB gene encoding F0F1 ATP synthase subunit A, protein MALLVNAVTKLFASTEDAPSFHGPSIYEFFPPVILFDGTPFEINRIILVKFFMAAILITFFALATRNLKIVPSKGQSLAEMALDVVRVNIAEDLLGKKDAKRFLPLLTGIFFTVLAMNIPGIIPGFNIAGTSTIGLPLVLALVAYVAFVYAGLKKHPLTFLKASLFPPGVPWPIYVIVTPIEFFSIFILRPITLALRLLMNMVAGHLLLVLAFSATWFFFFEMDGFWKLFGIGTFAFGFIFTLFEMLVAVLQAYVFTLLTTVYIQLALAEEH, encoded by the coding sequence ATAGCGCTGCTAGTAAACGCTGTAACCAAGCTCTTCGCCTCCACAGAGGACGCTCCGAGCTTTCACGGGCCATCGATCTACGAATTCTTCCCGCCCGTCATTCTCTTCGACGGCACCCCCTTCGAGATCAACCGCATCATTCTCGTCAAGTTCTTTATGGCGGCGATTCTCATCACCTTCTTTGCTTTAGCAACCCGCAACCTGAAGATTGTTCCCTCCAAGGGTCAGTCACTTGCGGAAATGGCGCTCGATGTTGTTCGCGTCAACATCGCTGAAGACCTGCTGGGTAAGAAAGACGCGAAGCGCTTCCTACCTCTGCTCACCGGTATTTTCTTCACCGTTCTAGCCATGAACATCCCGGGCATCATCCCCGGATTCAACATCGCGGGAACCTCAACCATTGGTTTGCCGCTGGTGTTGGCACTGGTTGCCTATGTTGCCTTCGTTTATGCAGGTCTCAAAAAGCACCCCCTGACATTCCTCAAGGCCTCCTTGTTCCCACCAGGGGTTCCTTGGCCTATCTACGTGATCGTGACTCCGATTGAGTTCTTCTCAATCTTCATCCTGCGTCCGATCACCCTCGCTCTTCGTCTTCTGATGAACATGGTTGCCGGCCACCTCCTGCTTGTGCTGGCCTTCTCCGCAACCTGGTTCTTCTTCTTCGAAATGGACGGCTTCTGGAAGCTGTTCGGAATCGGAACGTTTGCTTTCGGCTTCATCTTCACTCTCTTTGAGATGTTGGTGGCTGTGCTTCAGGCATACGTATTCACCCTGCTTACAACGGTCTACATCCAGCTCGCGCTGGCTGAGGAACACTAA
- a CDS encoding F0F1 ATP synthase subunit B has product MLQALIVAAEEAPNPLLPATYDLVWSSIIFAVILIFFWKKILPNVSAILEARSAAIEGNIEKADAAQKEAEEALAKYTAQLADARVEAGKIRDAARADGVKIVAEAKENATVEAARVTATAKAQIEAERQTALVSLKSEVGTLAIDLASGVIGEALTDDKKSKALVDRFLADLEKSEKAAK; this is encoded by the coding sequence ATGCTTCAGGCACTCATCGTTGCAGCAGAAGAGGCACCAAACCCTCTTCTACCTGCAACCTACGACCTCGTTTGGTCGTCGATTATCTTTGCCGTCATCCTTATCTTCTTCTGGAAGAAGATTCTGCCCAACGTTTCAGCCATCCTGGAAGCACGCAGTGCTGCCATTGAAGGCAACATTGAAAAGGCAGATGCTGCACAGAAGGAAGCTGAAGAGGCACTGGCAAAGTACACTGCTCAGCTCGCTGATGCACGTGTAGAGGCTGGCAAGATCCGTGACGCTGCTCGCGCAGATGGCGTCAAGATCGTTGCAGAAGCTAAGGAAAACGCCACTGTAGAGGCAGCTCGCGTCACCGCGACTGCCAAAGCTCAGATTGAGGCAGAGCGTCAAACCGCTCTGGTCTCACTTAAGAGCGAAGTGGGCACCCTCGCAATTGACTTGGCTTCTGGTGTTATCGGTGAAGCACTCACTGACGACAAGAAGTCCAAGGCTCTCGTGGACCGTTTCCTGGCAGATCTGGAAAAGTCGGAGAAGGCAGCTAAGTAA
- the epsC gene encoding serine O-acetyltransferase EpsC: MLNIGEDIANARSHDPAARSAFETWVVASGLHAVWAHRWHHWLWNHGFKFIARVGSQWMRFWTGIEIHPGATIGRRFFIDHGMGVVIGETAEIGDDVMMYHGVTLGGRSLEHGKRHPTIENNVTIGAGAKILGPITVGHNSAIGANAVVVKDVPADSQVVGIPGVARPRNGMIAVPGEAVDDSGRSWVDPAMFI, translated from the coding sequence ATGCTCAACATCGGTGAAGACATCGCTAATGCGCGATCCCATGACCCCGCTGCACGTTCAGCGTTTGAAACATGGGTGGTCGCCTCTGGTCTTCACGCCGTCTGGGCACACCGCTGGCACCACTGGTTATGGAATCACGGTTTCAAGTTCATTGCCCGAGTGGGATCTCAATGGATGAGGTTCTGGACAGGTATTGAGATTCACCCAGGCGCCACTATTGGTCGCCGTTTCTTTATTGATCACGGTATGGGTGTTGTCATTGGTGAGACGGCTGAAATCGGTGACGACGTCATGATGTATCACGGTGTCACCCTTGGTGGGCGTTCACTGGAGCACGGTAAGCGCCACCCCACCATTGAAAACAACGTCACCATTGGTGCTGGTGCAAAGATTCTGGGCCCTATTACAGTTGGCCACAACAGCGCAATTGGCGCTAATGCTGTCGTTGTCAAAGATGTGCCCGCGGATTCGCAGGTTGTCGGTATTCCAGGTGTTGCACGTCCACGCAACGGCATGATTGCTGTTCCTGGAGAAGCCGTCGATGACAGCGGACGCTCCTGGGTTGACCCAGCGATGTTTATCTAG
- a CDS encoding F0F1 ATP synthase subunit delta — MGSASRHAIESSKAALAGLGAKANLALGEQLFAAGRALAESAQLRAVLADPAVPTADKTALLGKVFGKGLDATSSKLLGQIVSYRWSNQDDLLAGVEEIAIRAAVSGAKKNESVDAELFAFSRAVSSDAELELGLGSKLGDPKAKAALVVKLLKGKASAATIAIVSSLVQQPRGRRIGALLSYAADIVADQAGATIATVTSAQPIAPAQLTSLSKTLAKVYGRELNINLVIDPAIIGGLRVQVGDDVIDGSVSSRIQELRLQLAG; from the coding sequence ATGGGTAGCGCAAGCAGACACGCAATCGAAAGCTCTAAGGCAGCACTTGCTGGCTTGGGAGCAAAGGCAAACCTGGCATTGGGCGAACAGCTCTTTGCTGCAGGTCGTGCCCTCGCTGAGTCTGCCCAATTGCGCGCCGTTCTTGCTGACCCAGCCGTTCCCACCGCTGACAAGACCGCCCTGCTGGGCAAGGTCTTCGGCAAGGGACTGGATGCAACATCCTCCAAACTGCTCGGACAGATCGTCTCCTACCGCTGGTCCAACCAGGACGACCTGTTGGCCGGTGTCGAAGAAATCGCTATCCGCGCTGCTGTGTCGGGTGCTAAGAAGAATGAATCCGTCGACGCTGAGCTGTTCGCGTTCTCTCGTGCCGTGTCGAGCGACGCAGAACTCGAGCTTGGCCTCGGATCCAAACTGGGCGACCCCAAGGCGAAGGCAGCGCTTGTTGTGAAACTGCTCAAGGGCAAGGCCTCGGCAGCAACCATTGCTATCGTTTCCTCGCTTGTTCAGCAGCCTCGTGGTCGCCGGATTGGTGCCCTGCTTTCCTATGCAGCAGATATTGTTGCTGACCAGGCAGGTGCCACCATTGCAACCGTGACCAGTGCACAACCTATTGCGCCAGCGCAGTTGACCAGCCTGAGCAAGACTCTGGCCAAGGTTTACGGACGCGAGCTCAACATCAACCTCGTCATTGACCCCGCAATCATTGGTGGCCTGCGCGTGCAGGTTGGCGATGACGTGATCGATGGCTCCGTTTCGTCCCGTATTCAAGAACTGCGACTCCAGCTCGCTGGATAG
- the atpE gene encoding ATP synthase F0 subunit C translates to MDATSVLAEINGNIATVGYGLAAIGPAIGVGIVVGKTIESVARQPELAGRLQVLMYLGIAFTEALAFIGIATYFIFTN, encoded by the coding sequence GTGGACGCAACATCGGTTCTCGCCGAAATCAACGGCAACATTGCCACCGTCGGCTACGGTCTCGCAGCCATTGGCCCCGCTATCGGCGTAGGTATCGTCGTAGGAAAGACCATCGAGTCGGTTGCTCGCCAGCCTGAGCTCGCAGGTCGTCTTCAGGTTCTGATGTACCTGGGTATCGCATTTACCGAGGCACTTGCCTTCATCGGTATTGCTACCTACTTCATCTTCACCAACTAG